In Sphingobacteriales bacterium, one DNA window encodes the following:
- a CDS encoding PhoH family protein, which produces MAKKKKSYKIFVLDTNVVLHDFQSIYSFQDNIVVIPITLLEEVDKFKRGNEIINFNAREFIRELDKLFTEGISSDGVELPDGGRLIISTDTVMEESLRKVFLEDKPDHRILSVANNLSKKEKEHTVILVSKDINLRMKAKSIGLNAQDYETGKVKDIDELYRGKNLIEHVPSEIIDKIYKDGFITVEESGLHIECYPNEYFIVRNGVKSILTVYHKESNSLRLVEKVRAYGITPRNAEQAFALNALMNPAISLVTLAGKAGTGKTLMALAAALEVRKDYKQILLARPIIPLSNRDLGFLPGDIKTKLDPYMQPLIDNLTVIKHQFKEESQEFARINDMMKNEKLVITPLAYIRGRSLSKVYFIVDEAQNLTPHEVKTIITRAGEGTKVVFTGDPYQIDTPYLDSRSNGLTTLIDRMKGQELYAHITMEKGERSILAELASNIL; this is translated from the coding sequence ATGGCAAAAAAGAAGAAAAGTTACAAGATTTTTGTCCTCGATACCAACGTAGTACTTCACGATTTTCAAAGTATTTATTCCTTTCAGGACAATATTGTCGTCATTCCCATCACACTCCTTGAAGAAGTTGATAAGTTTAAACGGGGCAATGAAATCATTAATTTCAATGCAAGGGAATTTATTCGTGAGCTCGATAAACTGTTCACCGAGGGAATCAGCAGTGATGGAGTAGAGTTGCCTGATGGCGGACGCCTGATTATCAGCACCGATACCGTCATGGAAGAATCGTTGCGTAAGGTTTTTCTGGAAGACAAGCCTGATCACCGTATTCTTTCAGTCGCCAATAATCTTTCCAAAAAAGAAAAGGAACATACTGTAATTCTGGTTTCCAAGGATATAAACCTGAGAATGAAAGCGAAAAGCATAGGCCTCAACGCTCAGGACTATGAAACCGGAAAAGTTAAAGACATTGATGAACTGTACAGGGGTAAAAACCTGATAGAACATGTCCCGAGTGAAATTATTGACAAAATCTATAAAGATGGCTTCATTACCGTAGAAGAAAGCGGATTACATATTGAATGTTATCCCAATGAATATTTTATTGTCAGAAATGGAGTTAAAAGCATCCTGACGGTTTATCATAAAGAAAGCAATAGCCTGAGATTGGTAGAAAAGGTACGAGCTTATGGCATTACTCCACGAAATGCCGAGCAGGCTTTTGCCCTTAATGCGTTGATGAATCCTGCCATTAGTCTGGTAACGCTGGCCGGTAAAGCCGGTACCGGCAAAACCCTGATGGCACTTGCCGCTGCACTTGAAGTCAGAAAAGATTATAAACAAATTCTGCTGGCAAGGCCAATTATTCCATTATCTAACCGTGATCTGGGTTTTCTGCCGGGGGATATAAAAACCAAGCTCGACCCCTACATGCAACCACTGATTGATAACCTTACCGTTATCAAACACCAGTTTAAGGAGGAGTCGCAGGAATTTGCACGCATCAATGATATGATGAAAAACGAAAAACTGGTCATCACACCACTTGCCTATATTCGTGGCAGAAGCCTCTCAAAAGTATATTTTATTGTCGATGAAGCACAAAACCTCACTCCTCATGAGGTTAAAACCATCATCACCCGTGCGGGAGAAGGGACTAAGGTGGTCTTCACGGGCGACCCGTATCAGATTGATACCCCTTATCTTGATTCCCGCAGCAATGGACTTACCACCCTGATTGACAGAATGAAAGGACAGGAACTCTATGCGCACATCACCATGGAAAAAGGAGAAAGATCGATTCTTGCCGAGTTGGCTTCGAATATTTTATAA
- a CDS encoding TIGR01212 family radical SAM protein (This family includes YhcC from E. coli K-12, an uncharacterized radical SAM protein.), producing MTFHHKDNRIKPFNSYSGYFMAKYGKRFRKIPVDGSFNCPNRDGTKGKGGCIYCSNEAFSPAYCRENEDISVQLTNGLRFNAGKYRDETFNIAYFQSYTNTYSSLKDLKIKYGKALSTPGISGIAISTRPDCLEEEVMDYLAMLSESYYVVVEIGIESCFNSTLEKMNRRHDFETTLHTLEELRHRKLMVCGHIVLGFPGESDEMILEEATVLSRLPLQILKIHQLQILKNTAMAEWYRLNPDDFRLFSKEEYIDLIISFLERLNPVIYIERLVAEVPPRYLEVSPWQNTPVESIIQQIENTMIARNTWQGRLSES from the coding sequence ATGACTTTTCATCATAAGGATAATCGAATAAAGCCCTTCAATTCCTATTCAGGCTATTTTATGGCAAAATATGGTAAACGATTCAGGAAGATTCCTGTTGATGGCAGTTTCAACTGCCCAAACCGTGACGGGACCAAAGGAAAAGGGGGTTGTATCTATTGCAGCAATGAAGCCTTTAGCCCTGCTTACTGCCGGGAAAACGAAGATATTTCAGTGCAACTAACCAATGGATTACGTTTCAATGCGGGAAAATACAGAGACGAAACTTTCAACATTGCTTATTTTCAATCCTACACCAACACCTATTCTTCTCTAAAAGACCTGAAAATCAAATATGGAAAAGCACTATCAACTCCGGGAATTTCAGGAATTGCCATCAGTACGAGGCCGGATTGCTTGGAAGAAGAAGTCATGGATTATCTTGCCATGCTTTCTGAAAGCTATTATGTTGTGGTTGAAATCGGTATTGAATCCTGTTTTAATTCAACACTTGAAAAAATGAACCGCAGACATGATTTTGAGACGACCCTACATACACTTGAAGAGCTCAGGCATAGAAAATTAATGGTATGTGGTCATATCGTTCTTGGTTTCCCGGGTGAGTCTGATGAAATGATTCTGGAAGAAGCCACTGTTTTGTCCCGTCTTCCTCTTCAGATATTAAAAATTCACCAGTTGCAAATTCTGAAAAACACAGCCATGGCTGAATGGTACCGCTTAAATCCTGATGATTTCAGGCTTTTCAGCAAGGAAGAATATATTGATCTGATCATCAGCTTTCTCGAACGCTTAAACCCTGTCATTTATATTGAAAGGCTTGTCGCTGAAGTTCCTCCACGCTATCTCGAAGTAAGTCCATGGCAAAACACACCTGTTGAAAGTATCATCCAACAAATTGAAAACACGATGATAGCAAGGAACACATGGCAAGGCAGATTATCAGAAAGCTGA
- a CDS encoding NAD-dependent deacylase produces MQNLINEAAEKIKKSQFLIAFTGAGISVESGIPSFRGKDGLWNRYDPSCLDISYFFSHAPQAWKVIKEIFYDYFGQAKPNPAHIALAELEKKGILKYVITQNIDNLHFEAGNKQVIEFHGNTRQLVCMGCGKIYTREIVYQQAIPLCDTCHSLLKPDFVFFGEMIPEPAGSDSFQLAVKADVVLVIGTTGEVMPACNIPYYAKQNGATIIEINTEPSRFSNSITDIFLQGKASEIMSKIMLSV; encoded by the coding sequence ATGCAAAACCTAATCAATGAGGCTGCAGAAAAAATCAAAAAATCTCAGTTTTTAATTGCTTTTACAGGTGCAGGCATTTCAGTGGAAAGCGGAATACCTTCTTTCAGAGGGAAAGACGGGCTATGGAACCGGTATGATCCTTCCTGCCTTGATATTTCTTACTTCTTCTCTCATGCACCTCAGGCATGGAAGGTCATTAAAGAAATCTTTTATGATTATTTCGGACAGGCAAAACCCAATCCGGCTCATATAGCATTAGCAGAATTGGAAAAAAAGGGGATTTTAAAGTATGTCATTACACAAAATATTGACAATCTTCATTTTGAAGCCGGGAATAAACAGGTGATCGAATTTCATGGGAATACAAGGCAACTGGTCTGTATGGGCTGCGGAAAAATATATACCCGGGAAATTGTTTATCAGCAAGCAATACCTCTTTGCGATACCTGCCATAGCTTACTCAAACCTGATTTTGTGTTTTTTGGCGAGATGATTCCTGAACCAGCCGGCTCCGACTCGTTTCAACTTGCCGTCAAAGCCGATGTGGTGCTGGTCATAGGCACTACCGGTGAGGTCATGCCGGCATGCAATATACCGTATTATGCCAAACAAAACGGAGCTACCATTATCGAAATTAATACCGAGCCTTCCCGCTTTTCCAATTCCATCACTGATATTTTCCTGCAGGGAAAAGCCTCTGAAATAATGAGTAAAATCATGCTATCTGTTTGA